A stretch of Triticum aestivum cultivar Chinese Spring chromosome 1D, IWGSC CS RefSeq v2.1, whole genome shotgun sequence DNA encodes these proteins:
- the LOC123168360 gene encoding uncharacterized protein has product MRGGGGAGDKQPANGMHSGAGGASAGKPRSYFLYGILLYVVLPVLFLYMVVAAISPIYNPRCSPEGAGAMVHFVVANPNASSSNTSMRPPMVSADDAPTGLRHIVFGIGASSALWESRKEYIKLWWRPGRMRGFVWMDKPVEEFYSKSSRTGLPAIMVSSDTSKFPYTHGAGSRSALRISRIVSESYRLGLPGVRWFVMGDDDTVFLPENLVHVLSRYDHTQPYYIGSPSESHIQNLIFSYGMAFGGGGFAISRALAEELAKMQDGCLHRYPALYGSDDRIHACMSELGVPLTRHPGFHQCDLWGDVLGLLGAHPVAPLVTLHHLDFLEPVFPTTPSRAGALRKLYDGPVRLDSAAVAQQSVCYDGEHQWTVSVSWGFAVMVVRGVLSPREMETPVRSFLNWYRRADYTAYSFNTRPVARQPCQKPNVYYMRDSRMDRRRNVTVTEYERHRVKPPPCRWRIADPAALLDHIVVLKKPDPDLWKRSPRRNCCKVISSPKKGENRSMTINVGVCREGEFAKI; this is encoded by the exons ATGAGGGGCGGAGGAGGGGCCGGCGATAAGCAGCCGGCCAACGGCATGCATAGCGGCGCCGGCGGTGCCTCAGCCGGCAAGCCCAGGTCTTATTTCCTCTACGGCATCCTCCTCTACGTCGTCCTGCCCGTGCTGTTCCTGTACATGGTCGTCGCCGCGATCTCGCCCATCTACAACCCGCGGTGCTCGCCGGAGGGCGCCGGCGCCATGGTGCATTTCGTGGTGGCCAACCCGAATGCATCCTCGTCAAACACTTCGATGAGGCCGCCGATGGTGTCGGCGGACGATGCGCCCACCGGGCTGCGGCACATCGTGTTCGGCATCGGCGCCTCGTCGGCGCTGTGGGAGAGCCGTAAGGAGTACATCAAGCTGTGGTGGCGGCCGGGGCGGATGCGAGGGTTCGTATGGATGGACAAGCCCGTGGAGGAGTTCTACTCCAAGAGCTCGCGCACGGGGCTCCCGGCGATCATGGTGAGCTCGGACACGTCCAAGTTCCCGTACACGCACGGGGCCGGCAGCCGGTCGGCGCTGCGGATCTCCCGCATTGTCTCGGAGAGCTACCGCCTCGGCCTCCCGGGGGTCCGGTGGTTCGTCATGGGAGACGACGACACGGTGTTCCTCCCGGAGAACCTGGTGCACGTGCTGTCCCGGTACGATCACACGCAGCCGTACTACATCGGGTCGCCGTCCGAGAGCCACATCCAGAACCTCATCTTCTCCTACGGCAtggcgttcggcggcggcggcttcgccaTCAGCCGCGCGCTGGCGGAGGAGCTGGCCAAGATGCAGGACGGGTGCCTGCACCGGTACCCGGCGCTGTACGGCAGCGACGACCGCATCCACGCGTGCATGTCGGAGCTGGGCGTGCCCCTGACGCGCCACCCGGGGTTCCACCAGTGCGACCTGTGGGGCGACGTGCTGGGCCTCCTGGGCGCGCACCCCGTGGCGCCGCTGGTGACGCTGCACCACCTCGACTTCCTGGAGCCGGTGTTCCCGACGACGCCGTCGCGGGCCGGGGCGCTGCGGAAGCTGTACGACGGCCCCGTGCGGCTCGACTCGGCGGCGGTGGCCCAGCAGTCGGTATGCTACGACGGGGAGCACCAGTGGACGGTGTCGGTGTCGTGGGGGTTCGCGGTGATGGTGGTGCGCGGGGTGCTGTCGCCGCGGGAGATGGAGACGCCGGTGCGGTCGTTCCTCAACTGGTACCGGCGCGCCGACTACACGGCCTACTCGTTCAACACGCGGCCCGTGGCGCGGCAGCCGTGCCAGAAGCCCAACGTGTACTACATGCGCGACTCGCGGATGGACCGGCGCCGGAACGTGACGGTGACGGAGTACGAGCGGCACCGCGTGAAGCCGCCGCCCTGCCGATGGCGCATCGCCGACCCGGCCGCGCTCCTCGACCACATCGTCGTCCTCAAGAAGCCCGACCCCGATCTCTGGAAAAGG TCTCCGAGGAGAAATTGCTGCAAGGTGATATCGTCGCCGAAGAAGGGGGAAAACCGGTCGATGACGATCAACGTCGGGGTGTGCAGAGAAGGCGAGTTCGCCAAGATTTAA